The stretch of DNA ACCTTCAACCATATATACATTCAACGTTTCTATTGCAACATCATCCCAATTAAATCTTTTCCTGACCAGTTCAATCTGGCACTTTTTATGTTCCTGCTTCAACATACCGGCAAAAATAGAAATTTTCTCTTTCAATTCATGTATATCCCCCACTTTAAAATATCTTTCATCGGCCAATCCTAATTTTTTATTCGGCGGTATGTCGCTCGCTATACAGGATAAACCGTAACTCATTGCTTCAAGTAGTACTATCGGCATACCTTCATAATAGGACGGGAGAACAAACAAACCCGCATGGCTGTAAAGCTCTTCGAGAGCTGTCCCGGTAAGCGACCCGGTCAATACAATATCCGGATTGCGACCGGCCCTCTCCTCGATCGAGGCCGCATACCTGTCTTTATGATCCGAGGCCCCGACGATAACAAGTTTCCATTTTTCACCGGCTATCATGCCGCCCTGTATCAAACTAAACGCGTCAATCAGGTCGCCGAAACCTTTTTCCGGAACAAACCTCCCTACAGCAAGTATATATCTGTTCTTTGCGAGTGAATATTTCTTAAGCATCTCCTGGCTCTCAGACGGACTTTTTACGTCCACTCCGTTAGGTATGACGAAGACTCGACGTTTAAACCTACCCGCTATATCGTCTCCGATATGGCTGGAGATGCATATTACCTCATTGGAAAAGATGCTGCCTGCAGTCTCACCCGCGCGTAAAACAATTCTCGCAAAGATACCCCAC from Candidatus Omnitrophota bacterium encodes:
- a CDS encoding glycosyltransferase family 4 protein, translating into MMKIAVLGTRGFPDIQGGVESHCEHLYPRLVRKGCDVTIFTREPYTGNAVREYEGVKLLPLRCPKNKFLEAFIHTFIGVFAAKRIDPDILHIHAIGPSVFVPLARFLGMRVVMTNHGPDYKRKKWGIFARIVLRAGETAGSIFSNEVICISSHIGDDIAGRFKRRVFVIPNGVDVKSPSESQEMLKKYSLAKNRYILAVGRFVPEKGFGDLIDAFSLIQGGMIAGEKWKLVIVGASDHKDRYAASIEERAGRNPDIVLTGSLTGTALEELYSHAGLFVLPSYYEGMPIVLLEAMSYGLSCIASDIPPNKKLGLADERYFKVGDIHELKEKISIFAGMLKQEHKKCQIELVRKRFNWDDVAIETLNVYMVEGLKCQCHSKRIQ